A single genomic interval of Nitrospirota bacterium harbors:
- a CDS encoding efflux RND transporter periplasmic adaptor subunit, whose product MKKKILILSALLLFAAVALYIIFHYITPAKDNYLKVSGRVEASEIELATQIPGRLKSVLIEDGSAVKAGQIVALLVDEELQSRRREFIRGTEELVERIKAAEFDLKYTAENVRHTIDEAHKSLLIAKARLKQAGDKREKTQKDFRRFSRLRQKGVIAEERFEEMRLAYSLSEEEARTADKEVELAEISLLKAKASKDLVRAKEKELLALRKSLQRLKERLKQVEITLGYTKISAPEDGIILKRVAEPGEVLPQGGIAGIMINPASLHVKTFVPETYIGRIFINMEAEVFSDAYPDYPFTGYICYISDRSEFTPKEVQSYEERVKQVFAVKICFPGTSADQKKNYRDVLKKGMPVDVRFEIKEDGKI is encoded by the coding sequence ATGAAAAAGAAAATTCTGATCCTGTCTGCTCTCCTCCTTTTTGCTGCAGTTGCCCTCTATATTATATTCCATTATATAACCCCGGCCAAAGACAATTACCTGAAAGTCAGCGGCAGGGTGGAGGCCAGTGAGATAGAGCTGGCCACACAGATTCCCGGGAGGTTGAAGAGTGTCCTGATAGAGGATGGGTCTGCAGTCAAGGCAGGGCAGATCGTTGCACTGCTTGTGGACGAGGAGTTGCAGTCAAGGCGCAGGGAATTCATCAGGGGGACCGAGGAACTGGTTGAGAGGATCAAGGCCGCTGAGTTTGACCTGAAATACACGGCAGAAAACGTCAGGCATACCATAGATGAAGCACACAAGTCCCTTTTAATTGCAAAGGCAAGGCTCAAGCAGGCAGGGGACAAGAGGGAGAAGACCCAAAAGGACTTCAGGAGATTCTCCAGGCTGAGGCAGAAGGGCGTCATTGCTGAAGAAAGGTTTGAAGAGATGAGGCTTGCCTACAGCCTCTCTGAAGAGGAGGCACGTACTGCAGACAAAGAGGTTGAGCTGGCAGAGATATCACTCCTGAAGGCAAAGGCCTCAAAAGACCTTGTCAGGGCAAAGGAGAAGGAACTCCTTGCACTCAGAAAATCGCTTCAGCGTCTGAAAGAAAGACTGAAACAGGTGGAGATAACCCTCGGATATACAAAAATCTCCGCACCAGAGGACGGGATTATCCTCAAAAGGGTTGCAGAGCCCGGAGAAGTACTTCCACAGGGTGGAATTGCCGGCATCATGATCAACCCGGCGTCCCTGCATGTAAAGACATTTGTGCCGGAGACCTATATTGGAAGGATATTTATAAACATGGAGGCCGAGGTCTTCAGCGATGCCTATCCTGATTACCCCTTCACAGGTTATATCTGCTACATCTCCGACAGGTCGGAGTTTACGCCAAAAGAGGTCCAGTCCTATGAAGAGAGGGTAAAGCAGGTCTTTGCCGTAAAGATCTGTTTCCCGGGGACTTCAGCGGATCAGAAAAAGAACTACAGGGACGTCCTGAAAAAAGGGATGCCTGTGGATGTAAGGTTCGAGATTAAAGAGGATGGGAAAATATAA